Proteins encoded together in one Laribacter hongkongensis DSM 14985 window:
- the flgB gene encoding flagellar basal body rod protein FlgB, which produces MLDKIARHFNFQEKALGLHARRNEVIASNIANADTPNYKAVDFDFAKAMKSALAGDSRSSLALSQTDNRHLAGKQTQQGTDGVEVEYRQAVQPSIDGNTVDMDVERSAFMDNSLRYQSTLTFLNRRISGLSDAIKGQ; this is translated from the coding sequence ATGCTCGACAAGATTGCTCGACACTTCAACTTTCAGGAAAAGGCGCTGGGCCTGCACGCGCGCCGCAACGAGGTCATCGCCTCGAACATCGCCAACGCCGATACGCCCAACTACAAGGCCGTCGATTTCGACTTTGCCAAGGCCATGAAATCGGCCCTGGCCGGCGACAGCCGTTCCAGCCTTGCCCTGTCCCAGACCGACAACCGCCATCTGGCAGGCAAGCAGACGCAGCAAGGCACGGACGGGGTGGAGGTGGAGTATCGCCAGGCAGTCCAGCCCTCCATCGACGGCAATACCGTCGACATGGATGTGGAGCGTTCGGCCTTCATGGACAATTCCTTGCGTTACCAGTCGACGCTGACCTTCCTCAACCGGCGCATCAGCGGCCTGTCTGACGCCATCAAGGGACAATAA
- the flgC gene encoding flagellar basal body rod protein FlgC, with translation MSLNRVLDIAGSALTAQSKRLNVVASNIANVDSAVASNGEPYKARRIVFTPIPVSPAEPKVAKVAVTAIVEDQSPPRMNYNPAHPLADANGYVTMPNINPVEEMTDMISASRAYQTNVEMMNTTKQLLQKTLSIGQS, from the coding sequence ATGTCACTCAACCGTGTCCTCGACATCGCCGGCAGTGCCCTGACCGCACAGTCCAAGCGCCTGAACGTGGTCGCCAGCAACATTGCCAACGTCGACAGCGCTGTCGCCAGCAACGGCGAACCCTACAAGGCGCGCCGCATCGTCTTCACCCCGATTCCGGTCAGCCCGGCCGAACCCAAGGTGGCCAAGGTAGCTGTCACGGCCATCGTCGAAGACCAGTCGCCGCCACGCATGAACTACAACCCGGCCCACCCGCTGGCTGATGCCAACGGCTATGTCACCATGCCGAACATCAATCCGGTCGAAGAAATGACCGACATGATCTCTGCCTCGCGGGCCTACCAGACCAACGTCGAAATGATGAACACCACCAAGCAGCTCTTGCAAAAGACGCTGTCGATCGGCCAGAGCTAA
- a CDS encoding NCS2 family permease: protein MAFLESFFKLKEHGTSVKTEVLAGFTTFLTMAYIIFVNPAILSQTGMDFNAVFVATCVAAAIGTMVMGLVANYPIALAPGMGLNAYFTFAVVKGMGVPWETALGAVFISGVIFVIITSLKIREQIVNAIPHSLKLAISAGVGLFLAIIGLKGAGVITGSEATMVTLGNVAAPTTLLAVFGFFVIVALEYRKVTGAIIIGVLLVTLLSVLLGMTEFKGVFAAPPSIEPTFMKMDIASAINAGLIGVIFIFFFIDLFDTTGTLIGVSHRAGLLDKDGKLPRLKRALFADSTAIMAGGVLGTSSVTAYVESAAGTSVGGRTGLTAVVVALLFLAALFLSPLAGTVPAYATAPALCYVAVLMTRGLAEIDWDDLTESAPAVITAVGMPFTYSIADGIAFGFISYAVIKVLAGRFRDLSPMVLVIAALFAVKFAFFH, encoded by the coding sequence ATGGCTTTTCTGGAATCGTTCTTCAAGCTCAAGGAACACGGCACGTCCGTGAAAACCGAGGTGCTGGCAGGCTTCACCACCTTCCTCACCATGGCCTACATCATCTTCGTCAACCCGGCGATCCTGTCGCAGACCGGCATGGACTTCAACGCCGTGTTCGTCGCCACCTGCGTGGCAGCCGCCATCGGCACCATGGTGATGGGGCTGGTCGCCAACTACCCGATCGCGCTGGCGCCGGGCATGGGGCTCAACGCCTACTTCACCTTTGCCGTGGTCAAGGGCATGGGCGTGCCGTGGGAAACCGCGCTGGGCGCCGTGTTCATCTCCGGCGTGATCTTCGTCATCATCACCAGCCTCAAGATCCGCGAACAGATCGTCAACGCCATCCCGCATTCGCTCAAGCTGGCCATCTCGGCCGGCGTGGGCCTCTTCCTTGCCATCATCGGCCTCAAGGGTGCCGGCGTGATCACCGGCTCCGAAGCCACCATGGTCACGCTGGGCAATGTCGCCGCCCCGACCACCCTGCTCGCCGTCTTCGGCTTCTTCGTCATCGTGGCCCTCGAATACCGCAAGGTCACCGGCGCCATCATCATCGGCGTGCTGCTGGTCACCCTACTGTCGGTCCTGCTGGGCATGACCGAATTCAAGGGCGTGTTTGCCGCCCCGCCGTCCATCGAGCCGACCTTCATGAAGATGGACATCGCCAGCGCCATCAATGCCGGCCTGATCGGCGTCATCTTCATCTTCTTCTTCATCGACCTCTTCGACACCACCGGCACCCTGATCGGCGTATCGCACCGTGCCGGCCTGCTCGACAAGGACGGCAAGCTGCCGCGCCTGAAGCGCGCCCTGTTTGCCGATTCCACCGCCATCATGGCCGGCGGCGTACTGGGCACCTCCAGCGTCACCGCCTATGTCGAATCCGCAGCCGGCACCTCGGTCGGCGGCCGCACCGGCCTCACCGCCGTGGTGGTGGCCCTGCTGTTCCTTGCCGCCCTGTTCCTCAGCCCGCTGGCCGGCACCGTCCCGGCCTACGCCACCGCACCGGCCCTGTGCTACGTCGCCGTGCTGATGACCCGTGGCCTGGCCGAAATCGACTGGGACGACCTGACCGAATCCGCTCCGGCCGTCATCACCGCCGTCGGCATGCCCTTCACCTACTCGATCGCCGACGGCATCGCCTTCGGCTTCATCAGCTACGCCGTGATCAAGGTACTGGCCGGCCGCTTCCGCGACCTGTCGCCGATGGTGCTGGTCATCGCAGCCCTGTTTGCCGTCAAGTTCGCGTTCTTCCACTGA
- a CDS encoding ferritin-like domain-containing protein, with the protein MNDCLYTALETALRETDPAAKCRQVQALAAASRTGRLRVRTDAPPAVPLPAPGAPSSPRLIDPRDVPRRRTSSREGRIALLHAIAHIEFNAINLALDAAWRFRRLPDAFRADWIRVAEEEARHYQLVVARLADYGCAYGDLDAHAGLWEMAVKTAHDPLVRMALVPRLMEARGLDVNPGIQQKFAAAGDTASVAALEVILAEEVGHVAIGNHWFGVLCRQRGLEPLATFVDLLAEYAIPAPRPPFNLAGRQAAGFTPAEIDWLTRGVPA; encoded by the coding sequence ATGAACGACTGTCTGTATACCGCACTCGAAACCGCGCTGCGGGAAACCGATCCGGCAGCCAAATGCCGCCAGGTACAGGCGCTGGCCGCCGCCAGCCGCACGGGCCGGCTGCGGGTCCGTACCGATGCGCCGCCGGCCGTGCCCCTGCCGGCGCCCGGTGCCCCTTCGTCCCCGCGACTGATCGATCCGCGGGACGTGCCACGCCGGCGCACCAGCTCCCGCGAAGGCCGCATCGCCCTGCTGCACGCCATTGCCCATATCGAATTCAACGCCATCAACCTGGCGCTGGATGCCGCCTGGCGCTTCCGCCGGCTGCCGGATGCCTTCCGCGCCGACTGGATCCGGGTCGCCGAAGAAGAAGCCCGCCACTACCAGCTGGTGGTGGCACGCCTGGCCGACTACGGCTGCGCCTACGGCGACCTGGATGCCCATGCCGGCCTGTGGGAAATGGCGGTGAAAACCGCTCACGACCCGCTGGTGCGCATGGCGCTGGTGCCACGCCTGATGGAAGCCCGTGGCCTTGACGTCAATCCGGGCATCCAGCAGAAATTTGCCGCCGCCGGCGATACCGCCTCGGTGGCGGCGCTGGAAGTCATCCTCGCCGAAGAAGTCGGCCACGTCGCCATCGGCAACCACTGGTTCGGCGTCCTGTGCCGCCAGCGCGGACTGGAACCGCTCGCGACCTTTGTCGACCTTCTGGCCGAATACGCCATTCCGGCACCCCGGCCGCCGTTCAATCTGGCCGGGCGTCAGGCGGCCGGTTTCACGCCGGCCGAAATCGACTGGCTGACCCGTGGAGTGCCCGCATGA
- the trhP gene encoding prephenate-dependent tRNA uridine(34) hydroxylase TrhP, translated as MRTPELLLPAGTLAKMRAAYDFGADAVYAGQPRYSLRARNNDFRLDELKTGIDEAHARGKLFYVASNLLPHNSKVKTYMADMEPVIAMKPDALIMADPGLIMMVRERWPDVPVHLSVQANTVNYMGVKFWQKLGVSRIILSRELSLDEIAEIRQECPDIELEVFVHGALCIAYSGRCLLSGYFNHRDPNQGTCTNACRWDYKVQDTCTDDAGDVVPQPIRLDLNAALEDANQRFAACGGAERHPLADRTYLIEEASRPGELMPVMEDEHGTYIMNSKDLRAIELVEKLVRIGVDSLKIEGRTKSLYYVARTAQAYRQAIDDAVAGRPFDWSLLSQLDSLANRGYTPGFLERHQTQDYQNYLHGHSKATQSQYVGDVIGIHADGRAVIEVKNRFAVGDRLELLLPAGNRTLTLAALADTEGRPVEVAPGNGHRVLADLGAGVDGALISRLF; from the coding sequence ATGCGCACTCCCGAACTTCTGCTTCCCGCCGGCACGCTCGCCAAGATGCGCGCCGCCTACGATTTTGGCGCCGACGCCGTTTACGCCGGCCAGCCGCGCTACTCGCTGCGCGCCCGCAACAACGACTTCCGCCTCGACGAGCTGAAAACCGGCATCGACGAAGCACATGCGCGCGGCAAGCTGTTTTACGTGGCCAGCAACCTGCTGCCGCACAACAGCAAGGTAAAAACCTACATGGCCGACATGGAGCCGGTGATCGCCATGAAGCCGGACGCGCTGATCATGGCCGACCCCGGCCTGATCATGATGGTGCGCGAACGCTGGCCGGACGTGCCGGTGCACCTGTCGGTACAGGCCAATACGGTCAACTATATGGGGGTGAAGTTCTGGCAGAAACTGGGGGTGAGCCGCATCATCCTGTCGCGCGAGCTGTCGCTCGACGAAATCGCCGAAATCCGCCAGGAATGCCCGGACATCGAGCTGGAAGTATTCGTGCACGGCGCCCTGTGCATCGCCTATTCCGGCCGCTGCCTGCTGTCGGGCTACTTCAACCACCGTGATCCCAACCAGGGCACCTGCACCAACGCCTGCCGCTGGGACTACAAGGTACAGGACACCTGTACGGACGACGCCGGCGACGTGGTGCCGCAGCCGATCCGCCTTGACCTCAATGCCGCACTGGAAGACGCCAACCAGCGCTTTGCCGCCTGCGGCGGCGCCGAGCGCCACCCGCTGGCCGACCGCACCTACCTGATCGAGGAAGCCAGCCGTCCAGGAGAGCTGATGCCGGTCATGGAAGACGAGCACGGCACCTACATCATGAACTCCAAGGACCTGCGCGCCATCGAGCTGGTGGAAAAGCTGGTGCGGATCGGGGTGGATTCACTGAAGATCGAAGGGCGGACCAAGAGCCTGTACTACGTGGCCCGCACGGCGCAGGCCTACCGCCAGGCCATCGACGACGCCGTGGCCGGCCGGCCGTTTGACTGGAGCCTGCTGTCCCAGCTCGACAGCCTCGCCAACCGCGGCTACACGCCGGGCTTTCTGGAGCGGCACCAGACGCAGGATTACCAGAATTACCTGCACGGCCACTCCAAGGCCACCCAGAGCCAGTACGTCGGCGACGTCATCGGCATCCATGCCGACGGGCGCGCCGTCATCGAGGTGAAAAACCGCTTTGCCGTCGGCGACCGGCTGGAGCTGCTGCTGCCGGCCGGCAACCGTACGCTGACCCTCGCGGCCCTCGCCGATACCGAAGGCCGTCCGGTCGAAGTCGCGCCCGGCAACGGTCACCGGGTGCTGGCCGACCTGGGCGCCGGTGTCGACGGCGCGCTGATCTCCCGGCTGTTCTAG
- a CDS encoding ABC transporter ATP-binding protein, whose protein sequence is MMMEKHGEHPLIMELRDVSRRFARAGEAREILDGVSLNLHEGEIVGLLGRSGSGKSTLLRMIAGLIPPSSGSVLYRGQPLAGPADGVAMVFQSFALFPWLTVQENVEAGLEAQGVPAAERRERARAAIDLIGLDGFENAYPREMSGGMRQRVGFARALVVNPALLLMDEPFSALDVLTAETLRTDLIELWNSGQLPIRSMLIVTHNIEEAVFLCDRILVLSSHPGRIVAEISVPLPHRRERLDPVFRRMVDDIYALMTHPQALSGSPRAPWRLDSHLPAVPISLMTGLVEALANPPYAGRADLPDLAAQLLMPTDQLFLVADVLEQLGLVQLKTGDIMLTAQGLRFADADSQARKELFAIHLTQHVPLAARILQVLHTRPGQRAPRERFVQELEDQLSQDEADTTLDTVIDWGRYAEIFSYNDASGLLSLADVEGEH, encoded by the coding sequence ATGATGATGGAAAAGCATGGCGAACACCCGCTGATCATGGAACTGAGAGACGTCAGCCGCCGCTTTGCCCGTGCCGGCGAAGCCCGGGAAATCCTCGACGGCGTATCGCTGAACCTGCACGAAGGCGAGATTGTCGGCCTGCTGGGGCGCTCCGGCTCGGGCAAGTCGACACTGCTGCGCATGATTGCCGGGCTGATTCCGCCCAGCAGTGGCAGCGTGCTCTACCGCGGACAGCCGCTGGCCGGTCCGGCCGACGGGGTGGCCATGGTGTTCCAGAGTTTTGCCCTGTTTCCTTGGCTGACCGTGCAGGAAAACGTCGAAGCCGGGCTGGAAGCCCAGGGCGTGCCTGCAGCCGAACGGCGCGAGCGGGCGCGCGCGGCCATCGACCTGATCGGGCTGGACGGGTTTGAAAATGCCTATCCGCGCGAAATGTCGGGCGGCATGCGCCAGCGGGTCGGCTTTGCCCGGGCGCTGGTGGTGAACCCGGCCCTGTTGCTGATGGACGAGCCGTTTTCGGCACTGGACGTGCTGACGGCGGAAACCCTGCGCACCGACCTGATCGAGCTGTGGAACTCGGGCCAGCTGCCCATCCGCTCGATGCTGATCGTGACCCACAACATCGAGGAGGCGGTGTTCCTGTGCGACCGCATCCTGGTGCTGTCGTCGCATCCGGGGCGGATCGTGGCGGAAATCAGCGTGCCGCTGCCGCACCGGCGCGAGCGGCTTGACCCGGTGTTCCGGCGCATGGTGGACGACATTTACGCACTGATGACACACCCGCAGGCCCTGAGCGGTTCGCCACGGGCACCGTGGCGGCTCGACAGCCATCTGCCGGCGGTGCCGATCAGCCTGATGACCGGCCTGGTCGAGGCACTGGCCAATCCGCCGTATGCCGGTCGCGCCGACCTGCCTGACCTGGCAGCCCAGTTGCTGATGCCGACCGACCAGCTGTTTCTGGTGGCCGACGTGCTGGAGCAGCTGGGGCTGGTCCAGCTCAAGACCGGCGACATCATGCTGACAGCCCAGGGGCTGCGTTTTGCCGATGCCGATTCGCAGGCCCGCAAGGAGCTGTTTGCCATTCATCTGACCCAGCATGTTCCGCTGGCAGCCCGCATTTTGCAGGTACTGCACACCCGTCCCGGCCAGCGCGCCCCACGCGAGCGCTTCGTGCAGGAGCTGGAGGACCAGTTGAGCCAGGATGAAGCCGACACCACGCTTGATACGGTGATCGACTGGGGTCGCTACGCCGAAATCTTCTCGTACAACGATGCTTCCGGGCTGCTGAGCCTCGCCGATGTCGAGGGCGAGCACTAG
- a CDS encoding ABC transporter permease encodes MQVRLHSRRFLAGFRPTPWDGLAFALIFGLLLLFGHGVREAWQPLAILQAEPVSLDPANLPAYALYTTLRMLAALAVSFLFTLGYATLAARSARAGKLMIPALDILQSIPVLGYLSFTVTFFLALFPGRMMGAECAAIFAIFTSQAWNMAFSLYQSLTTLPRDLVEVAASLRLTAWQRFWKLDLPYAMPGLVWNMMMSMSGSWFFVVASEALVVGQQQVMLPGIGSYLAVAIDARNLGAVGWVVLTMLVVIILYDQVLFRPLVAWSEKFNLQVTAGVTGSGSWLLTLGERARLIQTLLVRPAGRLLSHVAQLPLGPRLRWQAEAPASKPGWPDRLWLAGLTALALWALWSVWHYLAQAVDFHDVLAVFGLGALTLLRVAVLIVLASLVWVPVGVWIGLRPQLAGRVQAMAQFLAAFPANLLFPACVVLIIHFRLDPNVWLSPLLIFGTQWYILFNVVAGAQAFPAEYREVASNLQIRGGLWWRKVMLPGIFPYFLTGALTASGGAWNASIVGEYVSWGNDVLVARGLGSYIAEHTASGQHPQVLLGILVMAVYVVLFNRLLWRPLQELAERRLSLA; translated from the coding sequence ATGCAGGTCCGACTGCACTCACGCCGTTTTCTGGCCGGTTTCCGTCCCACACCGTGGGACGGGCTGGCTTTTGCACTGATCTTCGGCCTGCTGCTGCTGTTCGGCCACGGCGTGCGTGAAGCGTGGCAGCCGCTGGCCATCCTGCAGGCCGAACCGGTTTCGCTGGACCCGGCCAACCTGCCCGCCTACGCGCTCTACACCACGCTGCGGATGCTTGCAGCGCTGGCGGTGTCCTTCCTGTTCACCCTCGGGTACGCCACGCTGGCCGCACGCTCGGCCCGCGCCGGCAAGCTCATGATTCCGGCGCTGGACATCCTGCAATCCATCCCGGTGCTGGGCTACCTGTCGTTCACCGTGACGTTTTTCCTGGCGCTGTTTCCCGGCCGGATGATGGGTGCGGAATGCGCGGCCATTTTTGCCATTTTCACCAGCCAGGCCTGGAACATGGCCTTCAGCCTCTACCAGTCGCTGACCACGCTGCCGCGCGACCTTGTTGAAGTCGCGGCCAGCCTGCGCCTGACGGCCTGGCAGCGTTTCTGGAAGCTCGACCTGCCCTACGCCATGCCGGGCCTCGTGTGGAACATGATGATGAGCATGTCCGGCAGCTGGTTTTTCGTGGTGGCCTCCGAGGCGCTGGTGGTCGGCCAGCAACAGGTCATGCTGCCGGGCATCGGTTCGTATCTCGCCGTGGCCATCGATGCGCGCAACCTGGGCGCGGTCGGCTGGGTGGTGCTGACCATGCTGGTGGTCATCATCCTGTACGACCAGGTCTTGTTCCGGCCACTGGTCGCCTGGAGCGAAAAATTCAACCTGCAGGTTACGGCCGGCGTGACCGGGTCGGGCTCATGGCTGCTGACGCTGGGCGAGCGGGCGCGACTGATCCAGACGCTGCTGGTCCGCCCGGCCGGGCGGCTGCTGTCCCATGTGGCGCAGCTGCCACTCGGGCCCCGGCTGCGCTGGCAGGCAGAAGCGCCGGCCAGTAAGCCGGGCTGGCCGGACCGCCTGTGGCTGGCCGGACTGACCGCACTGGCACTGTGGGCGTTGTGGTCGGTCTGGCACTACCTGGCGCAGGCAGTGGATTTTCATGATGTCCTCGCCGTGTTCGGCCTCGGAGCCCTGACCCTGCTGCGGGTAGCGGTGCTGATCGTGCTGGCGTCACTGGTCTGGGTACCGGTGGGGGTGTGGATCGGCCTGCGGCCGCAGCTGGCAGGCCGGGTGCAGGCCATGGCCCAGTTTCTGGCGGCGTTTCCGGCCAACCTGCTGTTTCCGGCCTGCGTGGTACTGATCATCCATTTCCGGCTGGACCCGAATGTCTGGCTCAGTCCGCTGCTGATCTTCGGCACCCAGTGGTACATCCTTTTCAATGTCGTGGCCGGTGCACAGGCGTTTCCGGCCGAGTACCGCGAGGTGGCCAGCAACCTGCAGATCCGTGGCGGGCTGTGGTGGCGCAAGGTGATGCTGCCGGGCATTTTTCCCTATTTCCTGACCGGGGCACTGACGGCTTCGGGGGGCGCCTGGAACGCCAGCATCGTCGGCGAATACGTCAGCTGGGGCAATGACGTGCTGGTGGCCAGGGGACTGGGGTCGTACATCGCCGAGCACACCGCCAGCGGCCAGCACCCGCAGGTGCTGCTGGGCATTCTGGTCATGGCGGTCTACGTGGTCCTGTTCAACCGCCTGCTGTGGCGGCCGTTGCAGGAACTGGCCGAGCGTCGCCTGAGTCTGGCCTGA
- a CDS encoding heavy metal translocating P-type ATPase, protein MHNDTPLKLRPATSGTPCQGGCACSSSAAPVRPDPAPAATDGQILSRWRIDEMDCPTEEGQIRRALARLDGVGSLSFNLLKRELAVAHVPGQDAAIIDAIRALGMTPQPLDQPAAAPDTARHWGWLALAIALALLAEGLHWFGAPDALGAAAAVAAIAAAGTSTYRKGWIALRHADLNIHALMTLAVTGAFAIGQWPEAAMVMTLFALAERLEARSLSRARDAIGRLLTLTPATATVEREGQWCSVPADSVTPGERLRVAPGERVALDARIEAGHSALDQSSLTGESLPVDKEPGDSVFAGSINQSGELVCRVTAVAGDSTLARVIRAVEGAQAARAPIQQTVDRFARIYTPVVVGLAVLLALVPPLFDGGWLDWLYRALVLLVIACPCALVIATPVTMVSALTNAARHGILVRGGAVLDAGRRLTVMALDKTGTLTAGRPVATDFVPLADAGAGELRSIAVALAARSDHPVSRAIAAAARQDGLTATEAAGLTALPGRGVRGEVDGQAYWLGNPRLLAELGVSVPAARIEELEAGGKTVVTLSDGRQALALFAVADPVRPESRQAVDDLHALGIRTVMLTGDNPQAARSVATTLGIDDVRAGLLPEDKLAAIEGLMQSAGAHAGMVGDGINDAPALARAQVGFAMGAAGSDTAIETADVALMDDDPRKLARFVRLARQAGRVLRQNLALALGIKLAFLALTVAGLGSMWMAVFADVGASLLVIANGLRLLRA, encoded by the coding sequence ATGCACAACGACACACCGCTCAAGCTCCGCCCAGCGACCTCCGGCACCCCTTGTCAGGGAGGCTGCGCGTGCAGCAGCAGCGCCGCGCCTGTCCGGCCTGACCCTGCCCCCGCCGCCACTGACGGCCAGATCCTGTCGCGCTGGCGCATCGACGAAATGGACTGCCCGACCGAAGAAGGCCAGATCCGCCGGGCACTGGCCCGGCTGGACGGCGTCGGTTCCCTGTCCTTCAACCTGCTCAAGCGCGAACTGGCCGTCGCCCATGTCCCCGGACAGGACGCCGCCATCATCGACGCCATCCGCGCGCTCGGCATGACACCGCAGCCGCTGGATCAGCCCGCAGCCGCACCGGACACGGCCCGGCACTGGGGCTGGCTGGCACTGGCCATCGCACTGGCCCTGCTGGCCGAAGGGCTGCACTGGTTCGGCGCGCCGGACGCGCTCGGGGCTGCGGCAGCCGTGGCCGCCATTGCTGCCGCCGGCACCTCAACCTACCGCAAGGGCTGGATTGCCCTGCGCCATGCCGACCTCAACATCCACGCCCTGATGACGCTGGCGGTGACCGGTGCCTTTGCCATCGGCCAGTGGCCGGAAGCCGCCATGGTCATGACCCTGTTTGCACTGGCCGAACGGCTGGAGGCACGCTCGCTCAGCCGCGCCCGCGATGCCATCGGCCGCCTGCTGACCCTGACGCCCGCTACCGCCACGGTCGAACGCGAGGGACAGTGGTGCAGCGTGCCGGCAGACAGCGTCACCCCCGGCGAGCGCCTGCGCGTGGCGCCGGGTGAGCGGGTGGCACTGGACGCCCGCATCGAGGCCGGCCACAGCGCCCTGGACCAGTCCTCACTGACCGGCGAGAGCCTGCCGGTCGACAAGGAACCGGGCGACAGCGTGTTTGCCGGCAGCATCAACCAGAGCGGCGAACTGGTCTGCCGGGTGACTGCCGTGGCCGGAGACTCGACCCTGGCGCGGGTGATCCGCGCAGTGGAAGGCGCCCAGGCCGCGCGGGCACCGATCCAGCAAACGGTGGACCGTTTTGCCCGCATCTATACGCCGGTCGTGGTCGGACTGGCAGTGCTGCTGGCGCTGGTGCCGCCCCTCTTTGACGGCGGCTGGCTCGACTGGCTGTACCGGGCGCTGGTGCTGCTGGTGATCGCCTGCCCGTGCGCGCTGGTGATCGCCACGCCGGTGACCATGGTCAGCGCCCTGACCAACGCGGCCCGCCACGGCATTCTGGTGCGCGGCGGTGCGGTGCTCGACGCCGGACGCCGGCTGACCGTGATGGCGCTCGACAAGACCGGCACGCTGACCGCCGGCCGGCCGGTCGCCACCGACTTCGTGCCGCTGGCCGACGCAGGCGCCGGGGAGCTGCGCAGCATTGCCGTCGCCCTCGCCGCCCGCTCCGACCACCCGGTGTCGCGCGCCATCGCCGCGGCGGCCCGGCAGGACGGCCTGACGGCCACGGAAGCCGCCGGGCTGACGGCCCTGCCCGGTCGCGGCGTGCGCGGCGAAGTTGACGGACAGGCCTACTGGCTCGGCAACCCGCGCCTGCTGGCCGAACTGGGCGTCAGCGTCCCGGCTGCCCGCATCGAAGAGCTGGAAGCCGGTGGCAAGACGGTGGTGACGCTCAGCGACGGCCGCCAGGCGCTGGCCCTGTTTGCCGTAGCCGATCCGGTGCGGCCGGAAAGCCGCCAGGCGGTGGACGACCTGCACGCACTGGGCATCCGGACCGTCATGCTGACTGGCGACAACCCGCAGGCAGCGCGCAGCGTGGCCACCACCCTCGGCATTGATGACGTGCGCGCCGGCCTGCTGCCGGAAGACAAGCTCGCCGCCATCGAAGGCCTGATGCAGTCCGCTGGCGCCCATGCCGGCATGGTGGGCGACGGCATCAACGATGCGCCGGCGCTGGCGCGGGCGCAGGTGGGCTTTGCCATGGGCGCGGCCGGCAGCGATACCGCCATCGAAACCGCCGACGTGGCGCTGATGGACGACGATCCTCGCAAGCTGGCGCGCTTTGTCCGGCTGGCGCGTCAGGCCGGCCGGGTGCTGCGGCAGAACCTGGCGCTGGCGCTGGGCATCAAGCTGGCGTTCCTGGCCCTGACGGTGGCGGGGCTGGGCAGCATGTGGATGGCGGTGTTTGCCGACGTCGGCGCCAGCCTTTTGGTGATCGCCAACGGCCTGCGCCTGCTGCGCGCCTGA
- the cadR gene encoding Cd(II)/Pb(II)-responsive transcriptional regulator has translation MKIGELAQAAQCTPETVRYYEKAGLLPPPSRSDGNYRVYGPAHLERLVFVRHCRALDMTHEEIRELLELRDVPDADCAQVNVLLDAHIEHVERRIRDLNTLREQLASLRHQCQIASATRDCGILQALAHEPLPEPRPAACDGHGLGVHD, from the coding sequence ATGAAAATCGGCGAACTGGCTCAGGCGGCGCAATGCACGCCGGAAACCGTGCGTTACTACGAAAAGGCCGGACTGCTGCCGCCACCGTCACGCAGCGACGGCAATTACCGGGTCTACGGCCCGGCGCACCTGGAACGGCTGGTGTTCGTGCGCCACTGCCGGGCGCTGGACATGACCCACGAGGAGATCCGCGAACTGCTGGAGCTGCGCGACGTGCCCGATGCCGACTGCGCGCAGGTCAACGTGCTGCTGGACGCCCATATCGAGCATGTCGAGCGGCGCATCCGTGACCTGAACACGTTGCGCGAGCAACTGGCCAGCCTGCGCCACCAGTGCCAGATCGCCAGTGCCACCCGCGACTGCGGCATCCTGCAGGCGCTGGCGCACGAGCCGCTGCCCGAGCCGCGCCCCGCGGCCTGCGACGGCCACGGACTGGGCGTGCACGACTGA
- the fliW gene encoding flagellar assembly protein FliW — MHFESSLLGTIEFDDRSALTFVADLAGLEGCRRFQLCHDAGVEPNAPRVWWLQSLDQPDLTFSVTDPANLGVRYVLELSDEQAAALQLQRAEDAVVLVMVYKDVLAAAHPALAPLKANLVAPLVINPVARTALQLTGLKADVCFSNRS, encoded by the coding sequence ATGCACTTTGAATCAAGCCTGCTTGGCACCATCGAATTCGACGACCGCAGCGCCCTGACGTTTGTGGCCGATCTGGCCGGGCTTGAGGGCTGCCGGCGCTTCCAGCTGTGTCACGATGCCGGGGTGGAACCGAATGCGCCGCGCGTCTGGTGGCTGCAGTCGCTGGACCAGCCGGACCTGACTTTCAGCGTGACCGATCCGGCCAACCTGGGAGTGCGCTACGTGCTGGAGCTGTCGGACGAACAGGCCGCAGCCCTGCAACTGCAACGGGCCGAGGACGCCGTGGTGCTGGTGATGGTGTACAAGGACGTGCTGGCCGCCGCCCACCCGGCGCTGGCGCCGCTCAAGGCGAATCTGGTGGCTCCGCTGGTCATCAACCCGGTGGCGCGTACTGCCCTGCAACTGACCGGACTCAAGGCCGACGTCTGCTTCAGCAACCGCAGCTGA